From a region of the Lactuca sativa cultivar Salinas chromosome 4, Lsat_Salinas_v11, whole genome shotgun sequence genome:
- the LOC111906893 gene encoding uncharacterized protein LOC111906893 isoform X4 — MEVNWPEHGVLRLCLLGAVSPLPDIFLLRVLQYYHTFYILSDDIDSDGNVREKMQEVIWTAWFSSCFCDCESIVHLVCLCDCNSTRILLGDPGFVNCKPPNENIDSLSNNETYQEGSELLISDESPLLLQRVRYCKHCDAYVKGFDHHCPAFGNCIGQNNHLLFMILLAGFITAEACYIMGASQILSESKEKVGWNETLVSSTMIFSILQVLWQGVFLAWHIYCVCFNIRTDEFIHWKRYPEFQHIVQLQPGETITTTKFINPYDKGILQNLKEFIDVRG, encoded by the exons ATGGAGGTTAATTGGCCGGAGCACGGTGTCCTTCGTCTGTGTTTGCTTGGCGCAGTTAGCCCTTTACCTGATATCTTCCTTCTTCGCGTCCTCCAGTATTATCATACCTTTTATATTCTCAG TGATGACATTGATAGCGATGGCAACGTTAGGGAGAAGATGCAAGAGGTTATTTGGACTGCGTGGTTCAGCTCCTGCTTTTGTGATTGCGAATCTATTGTTCATTTGGTTTGCTTATGTGATTGTAATTCGACAAG AATCCTATTAGGTGATCCTGGTTTTGTTAATTGCAAACCTCCTAATGAAAACATAGATTCTCTCTCCAACAATGAAACATATCAGGAG GGATCAGAGCTCCTAATATCTGATGAG AGTCCATTATTACTTCAAAGGGTAAGATATTGTAAGCATTGTGATGCATATGTTAAGGGATTTGATCACCATTGTCCTGCTTTTGGGAATTGTATAG GTCAAAACAATCATCTACTTTTCATGATTCTCCTAGCAGGATTTATAACAGCTGAAGCTTGTTACATTATGGGTGCATCTCAAA TTTTGTCCGAGAGTAAAGAGAAG GTTGGTTGGAATGAAACATTAGTTTCTAGCACAATGATATTTTCCATTCTGCAAGTGCTATGGCAG GGGGTATTTTTGGCATGGCATATATATTGTGTGTGTTTCAATATCAGAACAGATGAGTTT ATACACTGGAAAAGATATCCAGAGTTCCAACATATTGTACAGCTTCAACCAG GGGAGACGATAACAACAACAAAGTTTATAAATCCATATGACAAAGGAATTTTGCAGAATTTGAAGGAGTTCATTGATGTCAGAGGCTAA
- the LOC111906893 gene encoding uncharacterized protein LOC111906893 isoform X1, protein MEIFVRRRKRRDPWRLIGRSTVSFVCVCLAQLALYLISSFFASSSIIIPFIFSVMTLIAMATLGRRCKRLFGLRGSAPAFVIANLLFIWFAYVIVIRQAVSSLLDIVFNVELIMLQIGLYRILLGDPGFVNCKPPNENIDSLSNNETYQEGSELLISDESPLLLQRVRYCKHCDAYVKGFDHHCPAFGNCIGQNNHLLFMILLAGFITAEACYIMGASQILSESKEKVGWNETLVSSTMIFSILQVLWQGVFLAWHIYCVCFNIRTDEFIHWKRYPEFQHIVQLQPGETITTTKFINPYDKGILQNLKEFIDVRG, encoded by the exons ATGGAAATTTTCGTGCGTCGGAGAAAGCGTAGGGATCCATGGAGGTTAATTGGCCGGAGCACGGTGTCCTTCGTCTGTGTTTGCTTGGCGCAGTTAGCCCTTTACCTGATATCTTCCTTCTTCGCGTCCTCCAGTATTATCATACCTTTTATATTCTCAG TGATGACATTGATAGCGATGGCAACGTTAGGGAGAAGATGCAAGAGGTTATTTGGACTGCGTGGTTCAGCTCCTGCTTTTGTGATTGCGAATCTATTGTTCATTTGGTTTGCTTATGTGATTGTAATTCGACAAG CTGTCTCTTCTTTATTGGACATTGTCTTCAATGTAGAGCTTATTATGCTCCAAATCGGTCTATATAG AATCCTATTAGGTGATCCTGGTTTTGTTAATTGCAAACCTCCTAATGAAAACATAGATTCTCTCTCCAACAATGAAACATATCAGGAG GGATCAGAGCTCCTAATATCTGATGAG AGTCCATTATTACTTCAAAGGGTAAGATATTGTAAGCATTGTGATGCATATGTTAAGGGATTTGATCACCATTGTCCTGCTTTTGGGAATTGTATAG GTCAAAACAATCATCTACTTTTCATGATTCTCCTAGCAGGATTTATAACAGCTGAAGCTTGTTACATTATGGGTGCATCTCAAA TTTTGTCCGAGAGTAAAGAGAAG GTTGGTTGGAATGAAACATTAGTTTCTAGCACAATGATATTTTCCATTCTGCAAGTGCTATGGCAG GGGGTATTTTTGGCATGGCATATATATTGTGTGTGTTTCAATATCAGAACAGATGAGTTT ATACACTGGAAAAGATATCCAGAGTTCCAACATATTGTACAGCTTCAACCAG GGGAGACGATAACAACAACAAAGTTTATAAATCCATATGACAAAGGAATTTTGCAGAATTTGAAGGAGTTCATTGATGTCAGAGGCTAA
- the LOC111906893 gene encoding uncharacterized protein LOC111906893 isoform X3, with amino-acid sequence MEIFVRRRKRRDPWRLIGRSTVSFVCVCLAQLALYLISSFFASSSIIIPFIFSVMTLIAMATLGRRCKRLFGLRGSAPAFVIANLLFIWFAYVIVIRQAVSSLLDIVFNVELIMLQIGLYRILLGDPGFVNCKPPNENIDSLSNNETYQEGSELLISDESPLLLQRVRYCKHCDAYVKGFDHHCPAFGNCIGQNNHLLFMILLAGFITAEACYIMGASQILSESKEKGVFLAWHIYCVCFNIRTDEFIHWKRYPEFQHIVQLQPGETITTTKFINPYDKGILQNLKEFIDVRG; translated from the exons ATGGAAATTTTCGTGCGTCGGAGAAAGCGTAGGGATCCATGGAGGTTAATTGGCCGGAGCACGGTGTCCTTCGTCTGTGTTTGCTTGGCGCAGTTAGCCCTTTACCTGATATCTTCCTTCTTCGCGTCCTCCAGTATTATCATACCTTTTATATTCTCAG TGATGACATTGATAGCGATGGCAACGTTAGGGAGAAGATGCAAGAGGTTATTTGGACTGCGTGGTTCAGCTCCTGCTTTTGTGATTGCGAATCTATTGTTCATTTGGTTTGCTTATGTGATTGTAATTCGACAAG CTGTCTCTTCTTTATTGGACATTGTCTTCAATGTAGAGCTTATTATGCTCCAAATCGGTCTATATAG AATCCTATTAGGTGATCCTGGTTTTGTTAATTGCAAACCTCCTAATGAAAACATAGATTCTCTCTCCAACAATGAAACATATCAGGAG GGATCAGAGCTCCTAATATCTGATGAG AGTCCATTATTACTTCAAAGGGTAAGATATTGTAAGCATTGTGATGCATATGTTAAGGGATTTGATCACCATTGTCCTGCTTTTGGGAATTGTATAG GTCAAAACAATCATCTACTTTTCATGATTCTCCTAGCAGGATTTATAACAGCTGAAGCTTGTTACATTATGGGTGCATCTCAAA TTTTGTCCGAGAGTAAAGAGAAG GGGGTATTTTTGGCATGGCATATATATTGTGTGTGTTTCAATATCAGAACAGATGAGTTT ATACACTGGAAAAGATATCCAGAGTTCCAACATATTGTACAGCTTCAACCAG GGGAGACGATAACAACAACAAAGTTTATAAATCCATATGACAAAGGAATTTTGCAGAATTTGAAGGAGTTCATTGATGTCAGAGGCTAA
- the LOC111906893 gene encoding uncharacterized protein LOC111906893 isoform X2, which translates to MEIFVRRRKRRDPWRLIGRSTVSFVCVCLAQLALYLISSFFASSSIIIPFIFSVMTLIAMATLGRRCKRLFGLRGSAPAFVIANLLFIWFAYVIVIRQAVSSLLDIVFNVELIMLQIGLYRILLGDPGFVNCKPPNENIDSLSNNETYQESPLLLQRVRYCKHCDAYVKGFDHHCPAFGNCIGQNNHLLFMILLAGFITAEACYIMGASQILSESKEKVGWNETLVSSTMIFSILQVLWQGVFLAWHIYCVCFNIRTDEFIHWKRYPEFQHIVQLQPGETITTTKFINPYDKGILQNLKEFIDVRG; encoded by the exons ATGGAAATTTTCGTGCGTCGGAGAAAGCGTAGGGATCCATGGAGGTTAATTGGCCGGAGCACGGTGTCCTTCGTCTGTGTTTGCTTGGCGCAGTTAGCCCTTTACCTGATATCTTCCTTCTTCGCGTCCTCCAGTATTATCATACCTTTTATATTCTCAG TGATGACATTGATAGCGATGGCAACGTTAGGGAGAAGATGCAAGAGGTTATTTGGACTGCGTGGTTCAGCTCCTGCTTTTGTGATTGCGAATCTATTGTTCATTTGGTTTGCTTATGTGATTGTAATTCGACAAG CTGTCTCTTCTTTATTGGACATTGTCTTCAATGTAGAGCTTATTATGCTCCAAATCGGTCTATATAG AATCCTATTAGGTGATCCTGGTTTTGTTAATTGCAAACCTCCTAATGAAAACATAGATTCTCTCTCCAACAATGAAACATATCAGGAG AGTCCATTATTACTTCAAAGGGTAAGATATTGTAAGCATTGTGATGCATATGTTAAGGGATTTGATCACCATTGTCCTGCTTTTGGGAATTGTATAG GTCAAAACAATCATCTACTTTTCATGATTCTCCTAGCAGGATTTATAACAGCTGAAGCTTGTTACATTATGGGTGCATCTCAAA TTTTGTCCGAGAGTAAAGAGAAG GTTGGTTGGAATGAAACATTAGTTTCTAGCACAATGATATTTTCCATTCTGCAAGTGCTATGGCAG GGGGTATTTTTGGCATGGCATATATATTGTGTGTGTTTCAATATCAGAACAGATGAGTTT ATACACTGGAAAAGATATCCAGAGTTCCAACATATTGTACAGCTTCAACCAG GGGAGACGATAACAACAACAAAGTTTATAAATCCATATGACAAAGGAATTTTGCAGAATTTGAAGGAGTTCATTGATGTCAGAGGCTAA
- the LOC111906893 gene encoding uncharacterized protein LOC111906893 isoform X5, with translation MEVNWPEHGVLRLCLLGAVSPLPDIFLLRVLQYYHTFYILSDDIDSDGNVREKMQEVIWTAWFSSCFCDCESIVHLVCLCDCNSTRILLGDPGFVNCKPPNENIDSLSNNETYQESPLLLQRVRYCKHCDAYVKGFDHHCPAFGNCIGQNNHLLFMILLAGFITAEACYIMGASQILSESKEKVGWNETLVSSTMIFSILQVLWQGVFLAWHIYCVCFNIRTDEFIHWKRYPEFQHIVQLQPGETITTTKFINPYDKGILQNLKEFIDVRG, from the exons ATGGAGGTTAATTGGCCGGAGCACGGTGTCCTTCGTCTGTGTTTGCTTGGCGCAGTTAGCCCTTTACCTGATATCTTCCTTCTTCGCGTCCTCCAGTATTATCATACCTTTTATATTCTCAG TGATGACATTGATAGCGATGGCAACGTTAGGGAGAAGATGCAAGAGGTTATTTGGACTGCGTGGTTCAGCTCCTGCTTTTGTGATTGCGAATCTATTGTTCATTTGGTTTGCTTATGTGATTGTAATTCGACAAG AATCCTATTAGGTGATCCTGGTTTTGTTAATTGCAAACCTCCTAATGAAAACATAGATTCTCTCTCCAACAATGAAACATATCAGGAG AGTCCATTATTACTTCAAAGGGTAAGATATTGTAAGCATTGTGATGCATATGTTAAGGGATTTGATCACCATTGTCCTGCTTTTGGGAATTGTATAG GTCAAAACAATCATCTACTTTTCATGATTCTCCTAGCAGGATTTATAACAGCTGAAGCTTGTTACATTATGGGTGCATCTCAAA TTTTGTCCGAGAGTAAAGAGAAG GTTGGTTGGAATGAAACATTAGTTTCTAGCACAATGATATTTTCCATTCTGCAAGTGCTATGGCAG GGGGTATTTTTGGCATGGCATATATATTGTGTGTGTTTCAATATCAGAACAGATGAGTTT ATACACTGGAAAAGATATCCAGAGTTCCAACATATTGTACAGCTTCAACCAG GGGAGACGATAACAACAACAAAGTTTATAAATCCATATGACAAAGGAATTTTGCAGAATTTGAAGGAGTTCATTGATGTCAGAGGCTAA